The Myotis daubentonii chromosome 21, mMyoDau2.1, whole genome shotgun sequence genome window below encodes:
- the OTUD7A gene encoding OTU domain-containing protein 7A isoform X1 — MVSSLLPNPPSAECWAALLREPMTLDMDAVLSDFVRSTGAEPGLARDLLEGKNWDLTAALSDYEQLRQVHTANLPHVFNEGRGPKPPEREPAQPGHKAERACLPRQDDITQEKRLSRGISHASSAIVSLARSHVASECSSEQCPLEMPIYTFQLPDLSVYSEDFRSFVERDLIEQATMVALEQAGRLNWWSAACTSCKRLLPLATTGDGNCLLHAASLGMWGFHDRDLVLRKALYTMMRTGAEREALKRRWRWQQTQQNKESGLVYTEDEWEREWTELLKLASSEPRTHFSKNGGGSGGGVDNTEDPVYESLEEFHVFVLAHILRRPIVVVADTMLRDSGGEAFAPIPFGGIYLPLEVPPNRCHCSPLVLAYDQAHFSALVSMEQRDQQREQAVIPLTDSEHKLLPLHFAVDPGKDWEWGKDDSDNARLAHLILSLEAKLNLLHSYMNVTWIRIPSETRAPLAQPESPTASAGEDVQSLADSLDSDRDSVCSSSNSNNGRNGKDKEKEKPRKDKDKTRADSVANKLGSFSKTLGTKLKKNMGGLGGLVHGKMGRAGSANGKSGGGDAPERAKDRKAKSRKGSKEESGTSASTSPSEKTTPSPTDKDKAAGASPADKGGGPRSDSWKYSTDVKLSLNILRAAMQGERKFIFAGLLLTSHRHQFHEEMIGYYLTSAQERFSAEQEQRRREAATAAAAAPATAKRPPRRPEPEGAPASERASPGPPAGPPTQLVLKFKERPSPGPATGTRAARAAAGGTASPGPGGTRRAGASGPVPGRSPPARQSIIHVQTAGTRDETCAPAVGALRPCATYPQQNRSLSSQTYSPARAAALRTVNTVESLARAVPGALACAAGAPGAAESKSQTYTNGFGATRDSLEFADADAPAVRSNSEGGRGGGPGPAQQRCQRENCSFYGRAETEHLCSYCYREELRRRREARGARP, encoded by the exons ATGGTTTCTAgcctgctccccaaccccccctcgGCCGAGTGCTGGGCGGCCCTCCTGCGCGAGCCCATGACGCTTGATATGGACGCGGTCCTGTCAGACTTTGTTCGGTCCACGGGGGCAGAACCTGGTCTGGCCAGAGACCTGCTGGAAG GCAAAAACTGGGACCTGACGGCCGCCCTGAGCGACTATGAGCAGCTCCGGCAGGTGCACACGGCCAACCTCCCGCACGTGTTCAACGAGGGCCGGGGCCCCAAGCCGCCGGAGCGCGAGCCAGCCCAGCCCGGGCACAAGGCGGAGCGGGCCTGCCTGCCGAGACAGGACGACATCACCCAAG aAAAGCGCCTGTCCCGGGGCATCTCCCACGCCAGCTCGGCCATCGTGTCCCTGGCACGGTCCCACGTGGCCAGCGAGTGCAGCAGCGAGCAGTGCCCCCTGGAGATGCCCATCTACACCTTCCAGCTGCCGGACCTGAGCGTGTACAGCGAGGACTTCAGGAGCTTTGTCGAGCGGGACCTGATCGAGCAGGCCACCATGGTGGCCCTGGAGCAGGCGG GTCGCCTGAACTGGTGGTCCGCGGCATGCACCAGCTGCAAGCGGCTCCTTCCCTTGGCCACGACAGGCGATGggaactgcctcctgcatgcagccTCCCTGG GCATGTGGGGTTTCCACGACCGCGACCTGGTCCTGCGGAAAGCGCTGTACACCATGATGCGCACGGGGGCCGAGCGGGAAGCCCTGAAGCGGAGATGGCGGTGGCAGCAGACGCAGCAGAACAAGGAG TCAGGGCTGGTGTACACCGAGGACGAGTGGGAGCGCGAGTGGACGGAGCTGCTCAAGTTGGCCTCCAGCGAGCCGCGCACACACTTCAGCAAGAACGGAGGCGGCTCGGGCGGGGG CGTGGACAACACCGAGGACCCCGTGTACGAGAGCCTGGAGGAGTTCCACGTCTTCGTCCTGGCCCATATCCTGAGGAGGCCCATCGTGGTCGTGGCTGACACGATGCTGAGGGACTCGGGCGGCGAAG CCTTCGCCCCGATCCCGTTCGGAGGGATCTACCTGCCCCTGGAGGTGCCTCCCAACCGGTGCCACTGCTCCCCCCTGGTCCTCGCCTACGACCAGGCGCACTTCTCCGCCCTGGTGTCCATGGAGCAGCGGGACCAGCAAAGGGAGCAAG CCGTGATCCCGCTGACGGACTCGGAGCACAAGCTGCTGCCGCTGCACTTCGCGGTGGACCCGGGAAAGGACTGGGAATGGGGCAAGGACGACAGCGACAACGCGCGGCTGGCGCA cctgatCCTGTCGCTGGAGGCCAAGCTGAACCTGCTGCACAGCTACATGAACGTGACGTGGATCCGGATCCCCTCGGAGACGCGG GCCCCGCTGGCGCAGCCGGAATCCCCGACGGCCTCGGCGGGCGAGGACGTGCAGTCCCTGGCCGACTCCCTGGACTCGGACCGCGACTCGGTGTGCAGCAGTTCCAACAGCAACAACGGCAGAAACGGCAAGGACAAGGAGAAGGAGAAGCCGCGCAAGGACAAGGACAAGACCCGCGCCGACTCCGTGGCCAACAAGCTGGGTAGCTTCAGCAAGACGCTGGGCACCAAGCTGAAGAAGAACATGGGCGGCCTGGGCGGCCTGGTGCACGGCAAGATGGGCCGCGCCGGCTCCGCCAACGGCAAGAGCGGCGGCGGGGACGCGCCCGAGCGCGCCAAGGACCGGAAGGCCAAGTCGCGCAAGGGCAGCAAGGAGGAGTCAGGCACGTCGGCCAGCACCTCGCCGTCGGAGAAGACCACGCCGTCGCCCACGGATAAGGACAAGGCGGCGGGCGCGTCGCCAGCGGACAAGGGCGGCGGGCCGCGGAGCGACTCCTGGAAGTACAGCACCGACGTCAAGCTGAGCCTCAACATCCTGCGCGCCGCCATGCAGGGCGAGCGCAAGTTCATCTTCGCGGGCCTGCTGCTCACCAGCCACCGGCACCAGTTCCACGAGGAGATGATCGGTTACTACCTGACCAGCGCGCAGGAGCGCTTCAGCGCCGAGCAGGAGCAGCGCCGCCGCGAGGCCGccactgccgccgccgccgccccggccACCGCCAAGCGGCCGCCCCGCAGGCCCGAGCCCGAGGGCGCGCCGGCCTCCGAGCGCGCATCGCCCGGCCCACCGGCTGGGCCTCCCACGCAGCTGGTGCTCAAGTTCAAGGAACGCCCGAGCCCAGGACCAGCGACCGGCACGCGGGCTGCGCGCGCAGCGGCTGGCGGCACGGCCTCCCCGGGCCCTGGGGGCACACGGCGTGCCGGCGCCAGCGGACCCGTCCCCGGGCGCAGCCCCCCGGCGCGCCAGAGCATCATCCACGTGCAGACCGCAGGCACGCGGGACGAGACGTGCGCCCCGGCTGTGGGTGCGCTGCGGCCATGCGCCACGTACCCGCAGCAGAACCGCTCGCTGTCCTCGCAGACCTATAGCCCCGCGCGCGCCGCCGCCCTGCGCACCGTCAACACCGTGGAGTCGCTGGCGCGTGCCGTGCCCGGGGCCCTGGCATGTGCGGCGGGGGCGCCCGGCGCGGCCGAGTCCAAATCGCAGACCTACACCAACGGCTTCGGCGCCACGCGCGACAGCCTGGAGTTCGCGGACGCCGATGCGCCAGCCGTGCGCTCGAACAGTGAGGGTGGCCGCGGCGGCGGGCCGGGCCCGGCGCAGCAGCGGTGCCAGCGGGAGAACTGCTCCTTCTACGGGCGCGCGGAGACCGAGCACCTGTGCTCCTACTGCTACCGGGAGGAGCTGCGGCGGAGGCGCGAGGCGCGCGGGGCCCGGCCCTGA
- the OTUD7A gene encoding OTU domain-containing protein 7A isoform X2 produces the protein MVALEQAGRLNWWSAACTSCKRLLPLATTGDGNCLLHAASLGMWGFHDRDLVLRKALYTMMRTGAEREALKRRWRWQQTQQNKESGLVYTEDEWEREWTELLKLASSEPRTHFSKNGGGSGGGVDNTEDPVYESLEEFHVFVLAHILRRPIVVVADTMLRDSGGEAFAPIPFGGIYLPLEVPPNRCHCSPLVLAYDQAHFSALVSMEQRDQQREQAVIPLTDSEHKLLPLHFAVDPGKDWEWGKDDSDNARLAHLILSLEAKLNLLHSYMNVTWIRIPSETRAPLAQPESPTASAGEDVQSLADSLDSDRDSVCSSSNSNNGRNGKDKEKEKPRKDKDKTRADSVANKLGSFSKTLGTKLKKNMGGLGGLVHGKMGRAGSANGKSGGGDAPERAKDRKAKSRKGSKEESGTSASTSPSEKTTPSPTDKDKAAGASPADKGGGPRSDSWKYSTDVKLSLNILRAAMQGERKFIFAGLLLTSHRHQFHEEMIGYYLTSAQERFSAEQEQRRREAATAAAAAPATAKRPPRRPEPEGAPASERASPGPPAGPPTQLVLKFKERPSPGPATGTRAARAAAGGTASPGPGGTRRAGASGPVPGRSPPARQSIIHVQTAGTRDETCAPAVGALRPCATYPQQNRSLSSQTYSPARAAALRTVNTVESLARAVPGALACAAGAPGAAESKSQTYTNGFGATRDSLEFADADAPAVRSNSEGGRGGGPGPAQQRCQRENCSFYGRAETEHLCSYCYREELRRRREARGARP, from the exons ATGGTGGCCCTGGAGCAGGCGG GTCGCCTGAACTGGTGGTCCGCGGCATGCACCAGCTGCAAGCGGCTCCTTCCCTTGGCCACGACAGGCGATGggaactgcctcctgcatgcagccTCCCTGG GCATGTGGGGTTTCCACGACCGCGACCTGGTCCTGCGGAAAGCGCTGTACACCATGATGCGCACGGGGGCCGAGCGGGAAGCCCTGAAGCGGAGATGGCGGTGGCAGCAGACGCAGCAGAACAAGGAG TCAGGGCTGGTGTACACCGAGGACGAGTGGGAGCGCGAGTGGACGGAGCTGCTCAAGTTGGCCTCCAGCGAGCCGCGCACACACTTCAGCAAGAACGGAGGCGGCTCGGGCGGGGG CGTGGACAACACCGAGGACCCCGTGTACGAGAGCCTGGAGGAGTTCCACGTCTTCGTCCTGGCCCATATCCTGAGGAGGCCCATCGTGGTCGTGGCTGACACGATGCTGAGGGACTCGGGCGGCGAAG CCTTCGCCCCGATCCCGTTCGGAGGGATCTACCTGCCCCTGGAGGTGCCTCCCAACCGGTGCCACTGCTCCCCCCTGGTCCTCGCCTACGACCAGGCGCACTTCTCCGCCCTGGTGTCCATGGAGCAGCGGGACCAGCAAAGGGAGCAAG CCGTGATCCCGCTGACGGACTCGGAGCACAAGCTGCTGCCGCTGCACTTCGCGGTGGACCCGGGAAAGGACTGGGAATGGGGCAAGGACGACAGCGACAACGCGCGGCTGGCGCA cctgatCCTGTCGCTGGAGGCCAAGCTGAACCTGCTGCACAGCTACATGAACGTGACGTGGATCCGGATCCCCTCGGAGACGCGG GCCCCGCTGGCGCAGCCGGAATCCCCGACGGCCTCGGCGGGCGAGGACGTGCAGTCCCTGGCCGACTCCCTGGACTCGGACCGCGACTCGGTGTGCAGCAGTTCCAACAGCAACAACGGCAGAAACGGCAAGGACAAGGAGAAGGAGAAGCCGCGCAAGGACAAGGACAAGACCCGCGCCGACTCCGTGGCCAACAAGCTGGGTAGCTTCAGCAAGACGCTGGGCACCAAGCTGAAGAAGAACATGGGCGGCCTGGGCGGCCTGGTGCACGGCAAGATGGGCCGCGCCGGCTCCGCCAACGGCAAGAGCGGCGGCGGGGACGCGCCCGAGCGCGCCAAGGACCGGAAGGCCAAGTCGCGCAAGGGCAGCAAGGAGGAGTCAGGCACGTCGGCCAGCACCTCGCCGTCGGAGAAGACCACGCCGTCGCCCACGGATAAGGACAAGGCGGCGGGCGCGTCGCCAGCGGACAAGGGCGGCGGGCCGCGGAGCGACTCCTGGAAGTACAGCACCGACGTCAAGCTGAGCCTCAACATCCTGCGCGCCGCCATGCAGGGCGAGCGCAAGTTCATCTTCGCGGGCCTGCTGCTCACCAGCCACCGGCACCAGTTCCACGAGGAGATGATCGGTTACTACCTGACCAGCGCGCAGGAGCGCTTCAGCGCCGAGCAGGAGCAGCGCCGCCGCGAGGCCGccactgccgccgccgccgccccggccACCGCCAAGCGGCCGCCCCGCAGGCCCGAGCCCGAGGGCGCGCCGGCCTCCGAGCGCGCATCGCCCGGCCCACCGGCTGGGCCTCCCACGCAGCTGGTGCTCAAGTTCAAGGAACGCCCGAGCCCAGGACCAGCGACCGGCACGCGGGCTGCGCGCGCAGCGGCTGGCGGCACGGCCTCCCCGGGCCCTGGGGGCACACGGCGTGCCGGCGCCAGCGGACCCGTCCCCGGGCGCAGCCCCCCGGCGCGCCAGAGCATCATCCACGTGCAGACCGCAGGCACGCGGGACGAGACGTGCGCCCCGGCTGTGGGTGCGCTGCGGCCATGCGCCACGTACCCGCAGCAGAACCGCTCGCTGTCCTCGCAGACCTATAGCCCCGCGCGCGCCGCCGCCCTGCGCACCGTCAACACCGTGGAGTCGCTGGCGCGTGCCGTGCCCGGGGCCCTGGCATGTGCGGCGGGGGCGCCCGGCGCGGCCGAGTCCAAATCGCAGACCTACACCAACGGCTTCGGCGCCACGCGCGACAGCCTGGAGTTCGCGGACGCCGATGCGCCAGCCGTGCGCTCGAACAGTGAGGGTGGCCGCGGCGGCGGGCCGGGCCCGGCGCAGCAGCGGTGCCAGCGGGAGAACTGCTCCTTCTACGGGCGCGCGGAGACCGAGCACCTGTGCTCCTACTGCTACCGGGAGGAGCTGCGGCGGAGGCGCGAGGCGCGCGGGGCCCGGCCCTGA